The following proteins are encoded in a genomic region of bacterium:
- the glnA gene encoding type I glutamate--ammonia ligase → MKKDKVRFLRLMFTDVLGHNKNVEVPEGQIEKALQGEIMFDGSSIEGFTRIEESDMLLVPDLNSYAVFPFEGIQGREARLICDVYNSDRSPFSGCPRLTLRRTIARFTALGLHPVCGPEVEFFLFERDEHGKPTVRTHDRGGYFDLLPIDKGEECRRDIVNVLEKIGFEIEAAHHEVAPGQHEIDFKYADALQSADFVMTFKMIVKKVALDYNLHATFMPKPIFGENGSGMHVHQSLFQDRNGRRENAFYDPKAPYELSDMARWYIGGILHHARAFSAITNPLVNSYKRLVPGYEAPVNVAWSEHNRSPLARVPARRGVGTRVEVRMPDPSCNPYLAFAVMLASGLDGIERQRDAGEPVNKNIFTMSDREKARLRITQLPGNLGEALTLFRKDSLMREVLGDHVFLHYIDHKEGVWKEYISQVHPWELERYLTAH, encoded by the coding sequence ATGAAGAAGGACAAGGTCCGTTTCCTGCGCCTGATGTTCACCGACGTGCTCGGGCACAACAAGAACGTCGAGGTGCCCGAGGGCCAGATCGAGAAGGCCCTGCAGGGCGAGATCATGTTCGACGGCTCGTCGATCGAGGGCTTCACCCGGATCGAGGAGTCGGACATGCTGCTGGTGCCCGACCTGAACAGCTACGCGGTCTTCCCCTTCGAGGGGATCCAGGGCCGCGAGGCCCGACTGATCTGCGACGTCTACAACTCCGACCGCTCGCCCTTCTCCGGTTGCCCGCGCCTGACGCTGCGGCGCACCATCGCCCGCTTCACGGCGCTCGGCCTGCACCCGGTGTGCGGCCCCGAGGTGGAGTTCTTCCTCTTCGAGCGCGACGAGCACGGCAAGCCGACCGTGCGCACGCACGACCGGGGCGGCTACTTCGACCTGCTGCCCATCGACAAGGGCGAGGAGTGCCGCCGCGACATCGTCAACGTGCTCGAGAAGATCGGCTTCGAGATCGAGGCGGCCCACCACGAGGTCGCGCCCGGCCAGCACGAGATCGACTTCAAGTACGCCGACGCCCTGCAATCGGCCGATTTCGTGATGACCTTCAAGATGATCGTCAAGAAGGTCGCCCTGGACTACAACCTGCACGCCACCTTCATGCCCAAGCCCATCTTCGGCGAGAACGGCTCCGGCATGCACGTCCACCAGTCGCTGTTCCAGGACCGGAACGGCCGCCGCGAGAACGCGTTCTACGATCCCAAGGCGCCGTACGAGCTGAGCGACATGGCCCGCTGGTACATCGGCGGCATCCTGCACCACGCGCGGGCCTTCTCGGCGATCACCAACCCGCTGGTCAACTCCTACAAGCGCCTGGTGCCCGGCTACGAGGCGCCGGTGAACGTCGCCTGGAGCGAGCACAACCGCTCGCCGCTGGCCCGGGTGCCCGCCCGCCGCGGCGTCGGCACGCGCGTCGAGGTCCGCATGCCCGACCCCAGCTGCAACCCCTACCTCGCGTTCGCCGTGATGCTGGCCTCGGGCCTCGACGGCATCGAGCGGCAGCGGGACGCCGGCGAGCCCGTCAACAAGAACATCTTCACGATGAGCGACCGCGAGAAGGCCCGCCTGCGCATCACCCAGCTGCCGGGCAACCTGGGGGAGGCCCTGACCCTCTTCCGCAAGGATTCGCTGATGCGCGAGGTGCTCGGCGACCACGTCTTCCTGCACTACATCGACCACAAAGAGGGAGTCTGGAAGGAATACATCTCCCAGGTCCATCCCTGGGAGCTGGAGCGCTACCTGACCGCGCACTGA